A window of the Burkholderia sp. 9120 genome harbors these coding sequences:
- a CDS encoding cobalt chelatase produces MSAAERQAARRAEQRQNLCAAAARAFTGDAQLHYRAGRLCRGLRPLPLHAPHLRTDPQVDDLASLRGAADGAALRLTHSDAVLHASLCPTEPVERLLFELFEQLRCEALAPVAMPGLVHNLRHRFETWSRAFCRAGLADGHLGILLYTVAQIVWSRLSGWPVLEESEGLIEATRAAITPTLGVSLAALRRHRAEQRVFALHALELARLVGVMMREARGDAAEEDVDALEDDEAVRVMFALWFDSDAGEQVDMGLAATGDSRVLREADQRYQAYTTRYDRELVPAPGIRRELLAQYRDQLDQRIAAQRINVPRLAYALKAALAVPRRDGWSFGEEQGRVDGRRLAQLVSSPGERRLFLLDRYRPMADCMVSFLIDCSGSMRAHIEQVAVLVDVLTRALDQAGVATEVLGFSTGAWNGGRARLDWLAGGRPQHPGRLNEVAHLVFKDAATSWRRARTNLAALFKADLFREGVDGEAVDWACTRLRARTEPRRILIVISDGSPMDSATAQVNDAYYLDNHLKLVVARNEAARDVEVLGLGVGLDLSPYYQRCLAVDLSTPPDMALFGEVVSWIGARR; encoded by the coding sequence ATGAGCGCCGCCGAGCGACAAGCGGCGCGTCGTGCGGAGCAGCGGCAGAATCTGTGCGCGGCGGCCGCGCGCGCGTTCACCGGCGACGCGCAATTGCATTACCGCGCCGGCCGTTTGTGTCGCGGGTTGCGTCCGCTGCCGCTGCATGCACCGCATCTGCGCACCGATCCGCAAGTGGACGATCTGGCCTCGCTGCGCGGTGCGGCGGATGGCGCGGCGTTGCGGCTCACGCATTCGGACGCGGTTCTGCACGCGAGCCTTTGCCCTACGGAGCCGGTCGAACGTTTGCTGTTCGAACTGTTCGAGCAACTGCGGTGCGAAGCGCTGGCGCCGGTTGCGATGCCGGGGCTTGTGCACAATCTGCGGCATCGTTTCGAAACGTGGTCGCGTGCTTTTTGTCGCGCGGGATTGGCGGATGGGCACCTTGGGATTCTGCTTTATACGGTTGCGCAGATCGTCTGGTCGCGATTGTCGGGCTGGCCCGTGCTGGAGGAAAGTGAAGGTCTGATCGAAGCGACGCGCGCCGCGATCACGCCGACGTTGGGCGTGTCGCTCGCGGCACTGCGTCGGCATCGCGCAGAACAGCGCGTGTTCGCGCTTCATGCGCTCGAACTGGCGCGTCTGGTTGGCGTGATGATGCGCGAAGCGCGTGGGGACGCCGCAGAAGAGGACGTAGACGCGCTCGAAGACGATGAAGCCGTGCGCGTGATGTTCGCGCTATGGTTCGATTCCGACGCCGGCGAGCAGGTCGACATGGGTCTTGCGGCCACTGGTGACAGCCGCGTGCTGCGAGAGGCCGATCAGCGTTATCAGGCCTACACGACACGCTATGACCGCGAGCTTGTGCCCGCCCCAGGAATTCGAAGGGAGTTGCTCGCGCAATACCGCGACCAGCTCGATCAACGAATCGCCGCGCAACGCATCAACGTGCCCCGGCTCGCGTATGCGCTGAAGGCGGCGCTTGCCGTGCCGCGTCGCGATGGCTGGTCGTTCGGCGAAGAGCAGGGGCGTGTGGACGGTCGCCGGCTCGCGCAACTCGTCAGCTCGCCGGGCGAGCGGCGTCTGTTTCTGCTCGATCGTTACCGGCCGATGGCCGATTGCATGGTGAGTTTTCTGATCGACTGTTCGGGGTCGATGCGGGCACATATCGAACAGGTCGCGGTGCTGGTCGACGTGCTCACGCGTGCGCTCGATCAGGCCGGCGTCGCGACTGAAGTGCTCGGGTTTAGTACTGGAGCATGGAATGGTGGGCGGGCAAGGTTGGACTGGTTGGCCGGTGGCAGGCCACAGCATCCGGGACGTCTGAACGAAGTCGCTCATCTCGTGTTCAAGGATGCCGCGACGAGTTGGCGGCGCGCGCGCACGAATCTCGCCGCGTTGTTCAAGGCCGATCTGTTTCGTGAAGGCGTGGACGGTGAAGCGGTCGATTGGGCATGCACGCGTTTGCGCGCGCGCACGGAGCCTCGGCGGATTTTGATCGTGATTTCGGACGGTAGTCCGATGGACAGCGCGACCGCGCAGGTCAACGACGCGTATTACCTCGACAATCATCTGAAGCTGGTGGTCGCGCGCAATGAAGCGGCGCGCGATGTCGAAGTGTTGGGGCTTGGGGTAGGGCTTGATCTGAGTCCGTATTACCAGCGCTGTCTTGCGGTGGATCTGTCGACGCCGCCGGATATGGCGCTGTTCGGTGAAGTGGTGAGCTGGATTGGCGCGCGGCGGTAG
- a CDS encoding lipocalin-like domain-containing protein: MSEHDTNLHGNWRLVSFETELQDSKERTQPWGADPNGYLMFSADDRMMVLVTAQAREPGNTDEKMVALFRTVMAYTGRYRIERDRFIVKIDSCWNEAWNGTEQERFYKLDGDTLEVSTAWMPNPLVPGNPIGRAILSLQRES, encoded by the coding sequence ATGTCCGAGCACGACACAAATCTCCACGGTAACTGGCGATTGGTTTCCTTTGAAACCGAGCTTCAGGATTCAAAGGAGCGTACTCAACCGTGGGGCGCCGATCCCAACGGGTACCTTATGTTCAGCGCGGATGACCGAATGATGGTACTAGTCACTGCACAGGCACGCGAGCCAGGCAATACAGACGAGAAAATGGTGGCACTCTTCCGCACCGTGATGGCCTATACAGGACGATATCGGATAGAACGCGACAGGTTCATCGTAAAGATCGACTCGTGCTGGAACGAAGCCTGGAACGGCACTGAGCAGGAACGCTTCTACAAGCTCGACGGAGACACGCTCGAAGTCAGTACGGCCTGGATGCCGAATCCGTTAGTGCCAGGCAACCCGATAGGAAGGGCGATTCTCAGTCTTCAACGAGAGTCATAG
- the flgM gene encoding flagellar biosynthesis anti-sigma factor FlgM, with translation MKIESSNYPLTARQSGARGTTVNSDAEGAVESVQPISAADAQNSTVSLSSMSAVHTSGDSDIDTAKVESIKAALRDGSYQIDSGKIADGMLGHARDLLQTKTP, from the coding sequence ATGAAGATTGAATCCAGCAATTATCCGCTCACAGCTCGACAGAGCGGCGCACGAGGCACAACCGTCAATAGCGATGCGGAGGGCGCGGTCGAGTCCGTGCAACCGATCAGCGCTGCCGACGCGCAGAATTCGACCGTCAGTCTCTCGTCAATGTCGGCGGTGCACACGTCAGGCGATTCGGACATCGATACGGCGAAGGTCGAGTCGATCAAGGCCGCGTTGCGTGACGGTAGCTACCAGATCGACTCGGGCAAGATCGCCGATGGCATGCTCGGCCACGCGCGTGATTTGCTGCAAACGAAAACGCCTTGA
- a CDS encoding CobW family GTP-binding protein: MSAIPLVVIGGYLGAGKTTLLNHVLTNAGTRRITVLVNDFGSINIDAALIRERTDDVINLENGCVCCSIGGRLVDALLAISSRDDPPDLLIIEASGVSDPVRIAQIGLLDRAFRLDGVVVLVDAERIEATLADPYVGDIAQRQIEGATALVLNKMDLLDETSRETVRTRVEALAHSRVMLEAVHGVVPLGLIFDRQVVPARCHDGSPLSAAASPTPTLAALSSFSFVTDACLSRSKLKEALQSFSAKLLRAKGFVRLDSDGALHELHVVGRRVLITASPTRTAAESLIVLIGMFDRDEESRARAALGAAEI; this comes from the coding sequence ATGAGCGCGATTCCGCTCGTCGTGATCGGCGGCTATCTCGGCGCCGGCAAGACCACCCTGCTCAACCACGTCCTGACGAACGCCGGCACGCGCCGTATCACGGTGCTCGTCAACGACTTCGGTTCGATCAATATCGACGCCGCGCTGATCCGCGAACGCACCGACGACGTGATCAATCTCGAGAACGGTTGCGTGTGCTGTTCGATCGGCGGACGGCTGGTCGACGCGCTGCTCGCCATCAGCTCGCGCGACGATCCGCCGGATCTGCTGATCATCGAGGCGAGCGGCGTGTCGGACCCGGTTCGCATCGCGCAGATTGGCTTGCTCGATCGGGCGTTCCGGCTCGACGGCGTGGTCGTGCTGGTGGATGCCGAGCGCATCGAGGCGACGCTTGCCGATCCATATGTCGGCGATATCGCGCAACGGCAGATTGAAGGTGCAACGGCCCTCGTGCTGAACAAGATGGATCTGCTCGATGAGACGTCGCGCGAGACCGTGAGAACGCGTGTCGAAGCGCTAGCGCATAGCCGCGTCATGCTCGAGGCGGTTCATGGCGTGGTGCCGCTCGGTTTGATCTTCGACCGTCAGGTCGTGCCCGCCCGGTGTCACGACGGGTCGCCGTTGTCCGCCGCTGCCTCGCCCACACCCACGCTCGCAGCGCTGAGCAGTTTCTCTTTCGTCACCGACGCGTGCCTGAGTCGCAGCAAGCTCAAGGAAGCGCTGCAAAGTTTTTCGGCGAAGCTGCTGCGCGCCAAGGGCTTCGTGCGTCTGGACAGCGACGGTGCGTTGCATGAATTGCACGTGGTCGGCCGTCGTGTGCTGATTACGGCATCGCCCACGCGAACGGCGGCGGAGTCGCTGATCGTGCTGATCGGCATGTTCGATCGGGACGAGGAGTCGCGTGCGAGAGCCGCGCTCGGCGCGGCAGAAATCTGA
- a CDS encoding DUF3311 domain-containing protein, with translation MLKFFIGLGIPYLGVIGLLPWVASVDRFVFGVPFIYAWIFAWFILTSGCLMICWRVFDSHHDESHPQNR, from the coding sequence GTGCTCAAATTCTTTATCGGACTCGGCATTCCGTATCTGGGCGTGATCGGCCTGCTGCCGTGGGTGGCTTCCGTCGACCGCTTCGTGTTCGGCGTGCCGTTCATCTACGCGTGGATCTTCGCGTGGTTCATTCTCACTTCCGGCTGCCTGATGATCTGCTGGCGCGTGTTCGACAGCCATCACGACGAGTCCCACCCGCAAAACCGCTAA
- a CDS encoding AAA family ATPase, with protein sequence MTDISTARPDRMVSVRTVFGIDSGLMVPAFSERDDHVPDIDEVYRFNPEVTLAILAGFMRERRVMVQGLHGTGKSTHIEQVAARLNWPCVRVNLDGHISRLDLVGKDTIVVRDDLQVTEFQEGIVPWALQRPMALIFDEYDAGRPDVMFVIQRILERDGKFTLLDQNRVIHPHPFFRLFATTNTVGLGNLNGLYHGTQLLNHAQMDRWNVVATLNYLPREEEASIVQARVPELADEAGRRLIESMISVADLTRKGFATGDLSTLMSPRTVIDWAENCQIFRDPALAFRLTFVNKCDEAERAIVAEYFQRCFDRELDSEVRSTEAQ encoded by the coding sequence GTGACCGATATCTCGACAGCCCGACCCGACCGCATGGTTTCGGTGCGCACGGTGTTCGGCATCGATTCAGGCTTGATGGTGCCGGCCTTCAGCGAACGCGACGACCACGTGCCGGACATCGACGAGGTGTACCGCTTCAATCCCGAGGTGACGCTGGCGATTCTCGCCGGCTTCATGCGCGAGCGCCGCGTGATGGTGCAGGGTTTGCACGGCACCGGTAAATCCACCCATATCGAACAGGTTGCCGCACGCCTGAACTGGCCGTGCGTGCGCGTGAATCTCGACGGTCATATCAGCCGCCTCGATCTGGTCGGCAAAGACACGATCGTCGTGCGCGACGATCTGCAGGTGACCGAGTTTCAGGAAGGCATCGTGCCGTGGGCGTTGCAGCGTCCCATGGCGCTGATCTTCGACGAATACGACGCGGGCCGACCGGACGTGATGTTCGTGATCCAGCGCATTCTCGAACGCGACGGCAAGTTCACGCTGCTCGATCAGAATCGCGTGATTCATCCGCATCCTTTTTTCCGGCTATTTGCTACGACCAATACGGTCGGGCTCGGCAATCTGAACGGTTTGTATCACGGCACGCAGTTGCTGAATCACGCGCAGATGGACCGCTGGAATGTGGTGGCCACACTCAATTACCTGCCGCGCGAAGAAGAGGCGAGCATCGTGCAGGCGCGCGTGCCGGAGCTGGCCGATGAGGCCGGCCGCAGGCTGATCGAGTCGATGATCAGCGTCGCCGATCTGACGCGCAAAGGCTTCGCCACCGGCGATCTGTCGACGCTGATGTCGCCGCGCACGGTGATCGACTGGGCGGAAAACTGCCAGATTTTCCGCGACCCGGCGCTCGCGTTTCGCCTCACGTTCGTCAACAAGTGCGACGAGGCCGAACGGGCGATCGTCGCCGAATATTTTCAGCGCTGCTTCGACCGAGAACTGGACAGTGAGGTCCGCTCCACGGAGGCGCAATGA
- a CDS encoding amidohydrolase, protein MTQSDNRNRTQVFVAKKIVTMNPMQPHATHVAIRDGQILSVGDADDVKQWGDADVVDTFRDKVLMPGFVEGHCHLMEGAMWDAVYVGYYDRRGPDGRRWPGLKTLDAVIERLREAQADMPSADAPLLAWGFDPIFFGTQRLTVRELDTVSAERPIVILHASVHLMNVNSLMLQRAGIDEETDIDGIDKDSSGQPTGELQEFAAMFPVYRVIGGGLSIAASESVEAIWNFGRVAQLAGVTTATDLVNDFSERGNRNLRDVTGAADFPVRIMPAFAPQRSPEGGAQRVLDAMKTATPKLHFGPVKFIVDGSIQGFTARLKWPGYLNGKPNGLWLIPPSQFVEVFTPFHEAGLQLHVHTNGNEATELVLDAFEQLLTRHPRRDHRHTLQHCQMADASQLGRAASLGLCINFFSNHLYYWGDAHYTQTMGADRANRMNAAESARRLGIPFAFHSDAPITPLNPLFTAWCAAQRETSSGRILGASERVPIADALRAITLGAAYTLKMDHLVGSIEVGKFADFAVLAEDPAEVALERLKDLEVWGTVLGGRVFQAPVG, encoded by the coding sequence ATGACACAGTCAGATAACCGAAACCGGACTCAGGTGTTCGTCGCGAAGAAGATCGTGACGATGAACCCGATGCAGCCCCACGCCACCCACGTCGCGATTCGCGACGGCCAGATTCTGTCGGTAGGCGACGCGGACGACGTGAAGCAATGGGGCGATGCCGACGTCGTCGACACCTTCCGCGACAAGGTGCTGATGCCCGGCTTCGTGGAAGGGCATTGCCATCTGATGGAAGGCGCGATGTGGGACGCCGTCTACGTCGGCTACTACGACCGCCGTGGCCCCGATGGCCGCCGCTGGCCGGGATTGAAAACGCTGGACGCGGTGATCGAGCGTTTGCGCGAAGCGCAAGCGGACATGCCGTCCGCCGACGCGCCGCTGCTCGCGTGGGGCTTCGATCCGATCTTCTTCGGCACGCAGCGTCTGACCGTACGCGAACTCGACACGGTGTCGGCCGAGCGTCCCATCGTGATCCTGCATGCGAGCGTCCATCTGATGAACGTCAATTCGCTGATGCTGCAACGCGCGGGTATCGACGAAGAAACCGATATCGACGGTATCGACAAGGACAGCAGCGGGCAACCCACCGGCGAATTGCAGGAGTTCGCGGCGATGTTCCCCGTGTATCGGGTGATCGGCGGCGGCTTGTCGATCGCCGCGAGCGAGAGCGTCGAGGCAATCTGGAATTTCGGCCGCGTCGCGCAACTCGCCGGCGTGACGACCGCCACCGATCTGGTCAACGACTTCTCCGAACGCGGCAATCGCAATCTGCGCGACGTCACCGGGGCGGCGGATTTTCCGGTGCGGATCATGCCCGCGTTCGCGCCGCAACGCAGTCCCGAAGGCGGCGCGCAACGGGTGCTCGACGCCATGAAAACCGCGACGCCGAAGCTGCATTTCGGGCCGGTCAAATTCATCGTCGACGGATCGATTCAGGGCTTCACCGCGCGGCTGAAATGGCCCGGCTATCTGAACGGCAAGCCCAACGGTTTATGGCTGATTCCGCCGAGCCAGTTCGTCGAGGTGTTCACGCCGTTCCATGAAGCCGGCCTGCAACTGCATGTTCACACCAACGGCAACGAAGCGACCGAACTCGTGCTCGACGCGTTCGAGCAGCTTCTGACACGCCATCCGCGCCGCGATCATCGGCACACGCTGCAACACTGCCAGATGGCGGACGCGAGCCAACTCGGGCGTGCGGCGAGCCTCGGCCTGTGCATCAACTTCTTCTCGAATCACCTTTATTACTGGGGCGACGCGCACTACACGCAGACCATGGGCGCCGATCGCGCGAACCGCATGAACGCGGCCGAATCCGCGCGACGTCTGGGCATTCCGTTCGCGTTTCATTCCGATGCGCCGATCACGCCGCTCAATCCGTTGTTCACCGCATGGTGCGCGGCGCAACGCGAGACGTCGTCGGGCCGCATTCTCGGGGCGAGCGAGCGCGTGCCGATCGCGGATGCATTGCGCGCGATCACATTGGGCGCCGCTTACACGCTGAAGATGGATCACCTGGTGGGCAGTATCGAAGTCGGCAAATTCGCGGACTTCGCGGTACTGGCTGAAGATCCCGCCGAGGTCGCACTGGAAAGACTCAAAGACCTCGAAGTGTGGGGCACGGTGCTCGGCGGCCGCGTCTTCCAGGCGCCGGTGGGATGA
- a CDS encoding sodium:solute symporter: MATAVFLGFIAFSLYLAIRSNQGRGPQSMHDFFVASRQFGAYLVFFLAAGEIYSIGTMVGFPGGIYAKGPTYGVWFLGYILLAYPVGYFIGPKIWQAGKRYNAITLPDLFKGHFQSRPLELIVAASAIVFLLPWGELQFTGLVAALNGLGWHFKPLYLILFAALLAFTYIAIAGVRASAYIAVLKDILMVAAIVVTGVAVAMETGVTDVFHAASLHVSNRMNSHQLTFSMSTMLFQSLGFYVMPFAVQNFFTAKSANTIRRTQVAMPLYMLMYPFLVVASYYAISQNLQLASPNEAFFAAAIRLLPGWLLGLVAAGASLSGLLVLAGICLAIGPIVTRNLLPGMPESRQKKSAKVVIVLYLLVSIVMTLLTPNLMLTLINTTYYGVTQFFPGVIIILFGLRVRPAAIACGMLTGQVLAVILYMLQVDLGGFNLGLLCLGVNLLVLTAVNLTAKASRAHALP; encoded by the coding sequence ATGGCCACCGCCGTATTCCTCGGTTTCATCGCTTTCTCGCTGTATCTTGCGATCCGTTCCAATCAGGGACGCGGCCCGCAAAGCATGCATGACTTCTTCGTGGCGTCGCGGCAGTTCGGCGCTTACCTGGTGTTCTTCCTGGCTGCCGGCGAGATCTACAGCATCGGCACGATGGTCGGCTTTCCGGGCGGCATCTATGCGAAAGGACCGACCTACGGCGTCTGGTTTCTCGGCTACATTCTGCTGGCCTATCCAGTCGGCTATTTCATCGGCCCGAAAATCTGGCAAGCGGGCAAACGCTATAACGCGATCACGCTGCCCGATCTGTTCAAGGGCCATTTTCAGAGCCGTCCGCTGGAGTTGATCGTGGCCGCCTCGGCGATCGTGTTTCTGCTGCCATGGGGCGAGTTGCAATTCACCGGACTCGTCGCCGCGTTGAACGGTCTCGGCTGGCACTTCAAACCGCTGTATCTGATCCTGTTCGCCGCGCTGCTCGCGTTCACCTATATCGCGATTGCCGGCGTGCGCGCATCGGCCTACATCGCCGTGCTGAAAGACATTCTGATGGTCGCCGCGATCGTCGTGACCGGTGTCGCGGTGGCCATGGAAACCGGCGTGACCGACGTCTTCCATGCAGCCAGTCTGCATGTGAGCAACCGGATGAACTCGCATCAGCTCACCTTCTCCATGAGCACCATGCTGTTCCAGTCGCTCGGCTTTTACGTGATGCCGTTCGCGGTGCAAAACTTCTTCACCGCGAAGAGCGCGAACACGATCCGCCGCACGCAAGTCGCCATGCCGCTCTACATGCTGATGTATCCGTTCCTCGTGGTCGCCTCTTACTATGCGATCAGCCAGAACCTGCAACTGGCGTCGCCGAACGAAGCGTTCTTCGCCGCCGCGATCCGTCTGCTGCCCGGCTGGCTGCTCGGGCTCGTCGCCGCGGGCGCGTCGTTGTCCGGGTTGCTGGTACTGGCCGGCATCTGTCTGGCGATCGGTCCGATCGTCACGCGCAATCTGCTGCCCGGCATGCCCGAGTCGCGTCAGAAGAAAAGCGCGAAAGTGGTAATCGTGCTGTATCTGCTGGTGTCGATCGTGATGACGCTGCTCACGCCGAATCTGATGCTCACGCTGATCAACACCACCTACTACGGCGTCACACAGTTCTTTCCGGGCGTGATCATCATTCTGTTCGGCCTGCGCGTGCGGCCCGCCGCGATTGCTTGCGGCATGTTGACCGGACAGGTGCTGGCGGTCATTCTGTATATGCTGCAGGTCGACCTCGGCGGCTTCAATCTGGGACTGCTGTGTCTCGGTGTGAATCTGCTGGTGCTGACCGCGGTGAATCTCACCGCGAAAGCGAGCCGTGCGCATGCATTGCCCTGA
- a CDS encoding nuclear transport factor 2 family protein has protein sequence MAQTQTAQPQVTAETLAAFSDAFNRHDAQALMGFMTEDCVFDAAGGPEVFGTRFVGREATRAAFEAVFKTFPDAHWGQGRHTVNGERGVSEWLFTGTHAEGWRIEAEGCDLFEFRDGLIAVKRAFRKERPKQNV, from the coding sequence ATGGCTCAAACACAAACCGCACAACCGCAAGTCACGGCCGAGACGCTCGCCGCGTTTTCCGACGCCTTCAATCGTCACGACGCGCAGGCGTTGATGGGTTTCATGACCGAAGACTGCGTATTCGACGCGGCTGGCGGGCCGGAAGTCTTCGGCACACGTTTCGTCGGCAGGGAAGCGACGCGCGCGGCGTTCGAAGCGGTCTTCAAGACCTTCCCCGACGCGCACTGGGGGCAAGGCCGTCACACCGTGAACGGCGAGCGCGGCGTATCCGAATGGCTGTTCACGGGCACGCATGCGGAAGGCTGGCGCATCGAGGCGGAAGGCTGCGATCTGTTCGAGTTCCGCGACGGACTGATCGCGGTCAAGCGCGCCTTCCGCAAGGAACGTCCGAAGCAGAACGTTTGA
- a CDS encoding transcriptional initiation protein Tat encodes MTNNTTRRNALKTFAVAAGTAIVSAGGSSQALAAGAASLLPDGAANLTELTRRLAAAPRRRDFKTVPMILDHPDQWDHAALTEVIGYRAGPKQAWDNTDIAGPWLNLMRNSLNAQIWSFRHPDFLAVSATHGSAHLALFDQLAWDKYDLAKMSGGKFASNSLLDNKAAAASGTLDHQSPDGAFSSHENCIPALQQRGVVFLSCHNAIWELADRLNAANVNPDKLPLDALAADLTNHVIPGAVVTPGAVATLVELQQAGFHYIA; translated from the coding sequence ATGACTAACAACACTACCCGCCGCAATGCATTGAAGACCTTCGCCGTCGCTGCCGGCACGGCGATCGTGAGCGCGGGCGGCTCATCGCAGGCGCTCGCGGCCGGCGCCGCGTCGCTGCTGCCCGACGGCGCCGCCAACCTCACCGAGCTGACCCGGCGCCTCGCCGCCGCGCCACGGCGCCGCGACTTCAAAACGGTGCCGATGATTCTCGACCACCCGGATCAGTGGGATCACGCGGCGCTAACGGAAGTGATCGGCTATCGCGCCGGTCCGAAACAGGCGTGGGACAACACCGACATTGCCGGCCCGTGGCTCAACCTGATGCGCAATTCGTTGAACGCGCAGATCTGGTCGTTCAGGCATCCGGATTTTCTGGCCGTATCGGCCACGCACGGTTCCGCGCATCTTGCGCTGTTCGATCAGCTCGCCTGGGACAAGTACGATCTCGCCAAAATGAGCGGCGGCAAGTTCGCGTCCAATTCGTTACTCGACAACAAGGCAGCCGCCGCCAGCGGCACGCTGGATCATCAGAGCCCCGACGGCGCGTTTTCGTCGCATGAAAACTGCATTCCCGCGCTGCAGCAACGCGGCGTCGTGTTCCTGTCGTGCCACAACGCGATCTGGGAACTGGCCGACCGGCTGAACGCCGCCAACGTGAATCCGGACAAACTGCCGCTCGACGCGCTCGCGGCCGATCTGACCAACCACGTGATTCCAGGCGCGGTCGTCACACCAGGCGCGGTGGCCACGCTGGTCGAACTTCAGCAGGCCGGGTTTCACTACATCGCGTAG
- a CDS encoding FAD-binding oxidoreductase, translating into MEHSEIERVAQRLSSEREDDTRYDPTYDPLVSPGPGWGKQYAPTYWVATAGTPPADDGPITADVDVDVAIIGGGYTGLATALCLAREHGIKAVVLEANKTSWGCSSRNGGQGQNASGRLSRSQWIERWGKDVALKMHDEIQEGFDNFKSLIAEIDCDPQPGGHFLIAHRPRIMQKLAAEAKVWKDVFGYPSELIDRQTFQREYVNDAEAAGALHEPEGIGIHALKLAFGYLRLAREAGAKVHPASPVLGWETINGIHHLRTPGGMVRARAVGIATGAYTAQTLHDSLRSRIMPILSNSMVTRPLTAQEIAACNFRTTQVLTDTRTLRFYYRFLPDNRLQIGSRSAITGADAPNPRHYELLVDGMVRKFPALRGVAIDYSWWGWVDVSHDMMPRVFQPDPRETIYYALGYGGNGVSYSQQAGRRLAERIAGKAAKETLPIFASPLPGHPFAPFRRIGQRALYQLYFRRDEKP; encoded by the coding sequence ATGGAGCACAGTGAAATCGAACGCGTCGCGCAGCGTCTGTCGTCGGAGCGCGAGGACGATACCCGCTACGATCCCACCTACGACCCGCTGGTGTCGCCCGGACCGGGCTGGGGCAAGCAGTACGCGCCGACCTACTGGGTGGCGACCGCCGGCACGCCGCCCGCCGACGACGGCCCGATTACCGCTGACGTGGATGTGGACGTGGCGATTATCGGCGGCGGGTATACGGGGCTCGCGACGGCGCTGTGTCTCGCGCGCGAGCACGGCATCAAGGCGGTGGTGCTGGAAGCCAACAAGACCAGTTGGGGCTGCAGCAGCCGCAACGGCGGGCAAGGGCAGAACGCGTCGGGACGGCTGTCGCGTTCGCAATGGATCGAGCGCTGGGGCAAAGACGTCGCGCTGAAAATGCACGACGAGATTCAGGAAGGCTTCGACAACTTCAAGTCGCTGATCGCGGAGATCGATTGCGATCCACAACCGGGTGGCCACTTTCTGATCGCGCACCGGCCGCGCATCATGCAGAAGCTCGCTGCGGAGGCCAAGGTCTGGAAGGACGTGTTCGGCTATCCGTCGGAGTTGATCGACCGGCAGACGTTTCAGCGCGAATATGTCAACGACGCGGAAGCGGCCGGCGCGCTGCACGAGCCCGAGGGTATCGGCATCCATGCGCTGAAGCTCGCGTTCGGCTATCTGCGGCTCGCGCGCGAAGCGGGCGCGAAGGTGCATCCGGCGAGTCCGGTGCTCGGCTGGGAGACCATCAACGGGATTCATCATTTGCGCACGCCGGGCGGCATGGTTCGCGCGCGCGCGGTGGGGATCGCGACCGGCGCTTATACGGCGCAAACGCTGCATGATTCGTTACGCAGTCGCATCATGCCGATCCTGTCGAATTCGATGGTGACGCGTCCGCTCACCGCGCAGGAAATCGCCGCGTGCAATTTCCGCACGACCCAGGTGCTGACGGATACGCGCACGCTGCGCTTTTACTATCGCTTTCTGCCGGATAACCGCCTGCAGATCGGCAGCCGTTCCGCGATCACCGGCGCCGATGCGCCGAATCCGCGCCACTACGAACTGCTGGTCGACGGCATGGTCCGCAAGTTTCCCGCGCTGCGCGGCGTCGCGATCGACTACTCGTGGTGGGGCTGGGTGGACGTCAGTCACGACATGATGCCGCGCGTGTTCCAGCCGGATCCGCGGGAGACGATCTATTACGCGCTGGGTTATGGCGGCAACGGCGTGTCGTATTCGCAGCAGGCCGGGCGGCGGCTGGCCGAACGTATTGCAGGGAAGGCAGCGAAGGAGACGCTGCCGATTTTCGCGTCGCCCTTGCCGGGGCATCCATTCGCGCCGTTCCGGCGGATCGGCCAGCGGGCGCTGTACCAGTTGTACTTCCGTCGTGACGAGAAGCCGTAA